The Gossypium hirsutum isolate 1008001.06 chromosome D06, Gossypium_hirsutum_v2.1, whole genome shotgun sequence genome contains the following window.
CATTTATCATTAAAGCTAAaacatggattttattttattttttaaattagaaaaaacttgttgaattcgtaaaatagataaaaaaaactcgaaacaaaattatgaaaatgttttaaactaatttatttataaaaaataattttaaactctgaatttattttaaagtatgtacaatttaattaaatatattcttattttatatttattagagtaaatatattctaatattttttaaaaatttcataaagtcTCCTGTGGAATTTTAAACAGATCTTGTTTGACGAATTATTATATCACATTGCTTAAAGTTTACAACAAAAAGAAGCTGGCTTCCTTAACATTGTTGGCCACCCAACaaccatataaataaataaatacacattCATAAAAGAGTACTTCTCCTGTTGAAACTATTTCGtcacaattttcattttttatgggATGAAATACATATTTAATGAAATTCGCTTATAATTTTCCATATATGATAGGAATAGAGAAGAAAGGTTGAGCGAATGGATAGAGCCTTGGGTCGGATCTGATCAGATCAgatcaaatttttagtttttaaatttgaatagatTTGAGACCTCATGTAGAGGTCTTATACagaaattcatccaaaaatagaGAGTACAAATTTATGTTCGGGTTGAATGGTaattcaaaatagaaaattttaaaattgaatcgatttaaagattttaattttttaaagaattttattatttataactaaatttaaataaaacttatcttttattatataaataattacctTATTTCAATCTTCAGGAAAGATAAAATTTGGAAGCAATCTTCCGACACTTGAAAGGCATCTAACATTACATTAAGAAAACAAAGGTTGCTTGAACTATTTTCCAAGTCAACTATCAAATTTCATTTACTATATAATCCCAACCTCAAGCTTTCAGTTCTCACAACTTTTCGATATTCGATAATTACAATAACATTCGTTACATCTACAATCGTCGGTACATTTTCTTCAACATCTCAGCATCAATGGCCAAAGTTAACAAGAGATTGGCTGTTCTAGTGGGTTGCAATTACCCAAACACCCAATTCGAATTGCATGGATGCATAAACGATGTGGTAGCCATGAAAGACCTGCTGGTTAAACGATTCGGGTTCGATCCAACAAATATCGAGCTCTTGACCGATGCATCGGCGGTGACTGGAGAAGGGTCGTCATCGGTGGTTTTGCCAACAGGGGAGAACATTAAGGCAGCATTGAGTAAGATGGTGAGCCAGGCTGAAGCCGGTGATGTGTTGTACTTCCATTATAGTGGACATAGAACAAGAATTCCAAAACCTGCCCACATTTTCGGCCACGATGAAGCAATTGTGCCTTGTGATTTCAATCTCATTACAGGTAAACTTTTTGccattatacttttaattttattttatacgaATCTCGAAATAAAAAATTCTTGACTTCACCTAATATGCATGTGTGGTTGTTGTAGACGTGGATTTTAGACAATTAGTTAACCAATTACCCAAAGGAGCAAGTTTCACGATCTTGTCGGATTCATGTCACAGTGGTGGTCTCATtgataaagaaaaagaacaaatcgGACCTTCTACCTATAGGGCAGCTTCATCACTTTCTTACAAGGCTAAGAACATCCCTTTTGAATCCATACTTGAGCACCTAACAACACTAACAGGGATCAACACATCAGACATTGGTACTCATTTGTTAGAATCCTTTGGTGCCAATGCCAGCCTCAAATTCCTCACACCTCAGCTCGAGTCCGAGTTATTCGACTTCTTGAAGGCTGATGAGGGGATTTTGTTAAGTGGGTGTCAAGCAGATGAGACATCGGCGGACATGAACCCGATGGAGAGCGGTGGAAAAGCGTACGGAGCCTTTAGCAATGCCGTCCAGATGGTATTGAAAGAGAACTCCGGAAGATTAAGCAATAAAGAGGTTGTGATGATGGCTAGAAAAGTTTTAGAGGCTCAAGGATTTGATCAACACCCTTGCCTTTATTGCAGTGATGAGAACGCCGATGCTACTTTCTTATGCCAGCCTGAGGCCAAGCCTTACTGATATCGGTATCGACAATTTAAATATTGACTGCAACGTGATATTACCATCGTTACTAATGTTTAACAAAATTCACTATATCCGAAAATATGTTGGCAACAGCAATTTAAATTCCgatatgaatatatgtatttGCTTTGTGATTCATTTGCAATAACAAGATGTAATGTCAGCCTCTTGTATGAGAAATTCTTAATctatattatatatgaatttgtgAAACATTTCTTGTTAAACTAATTGCTAAGGACCATTATTTATGGGTTCATTTCTTGACTATGATGTAAGTAACAGAATGAATTTTATGAACAATTTTTAGCAGTCCGTGTCCGCCTAAATATCAAGGACCTGCTTATGAGGAGGAAAAAAGATTTACCTTGCTTGGAACTGTGTCAGTTTAAAGTTCAATTCTTGTTTCTGTGTCGACAGATTATATCGTAGTGGTGGTTTAGCTCTTCTCTGGAAttacaagtataatatttcaatGACCAGCTTTTGTGGAAATCATATTAACGTGGTTGTTGATGTTGATAACATGATTAAGTGGCGCCTTTCTAGGTTTTATGGGTACCCCGAGGCCGCTCATAAGCAAGCTAGTTGGGAATTACTTTGTTCTCTCGCTAGGGCTTCTAGGTTGTCGTGGGTTTGCATCGATGACTTCAACTATCTTCTTTCTTTGAATGATAAATGAGGTGGTGGTCACTACTCAACTGCTTGGTTAGACGGTGATAGAACCAAGGTTGTTCATCACTGATTCGATTTTTGTTCAACATTGTTTGTCAGTTTAAACAGTGTTCACACAAGAATTTTAGGCAACCTATGTGAGATGTTGGTATTTTTAGTTGGGCCTTcacaagtattttttttataagcaaATGAGTTTCAAAATGCGTTTTATTTCGTTCCAAATAATAGTGGGTCAAATTTAGATAATTGAAAGAACTACGAAATTGACATATCTTACTATTAAGGCTTATTTTTATCCttatcttttttatctttttaagttatttatttggTAATTTATTTACTGTTTTCACTTGGCTAATAAGGATTTATTTCAAGTTTTTACCTTATTAAGACTACCTAGAGAAGATGTCAATTTTAGCTTATAAATAAACTATTGTGCCTCACATTTGGGTGTGCTTTTAGAGTGCTTTTGGCTTGCTATTTGTgtatcttttacttttttttgcacTCTTGTGTTAGCCTTTCTTGGAGAATTTATAGTTGATGTATTGTTATTTGTGTAACAATTGAGATTGCTGTTGGGGCTACAATTACTTCTTTATGTAATGGTAGGTTAGGCTTAAGCCAATAGGCGATATAtatagaaaatttttgaataaaaatcattcacCAAACGAGACTTTACAGAATAGGATTGGTGAATCTGAATTGCGTTAACAAATCTCTTGTGtttatttctctcttttcttattttgcttACTGTATGTGTTTTCTTCAAACTCATATCATTcttcaaaataatttaatttttgcaaaaaaatattgtttataactatactatataaataataaaacagatTGGATTCTCTTATTGAGTTGGAGGGGTTATCATAGCCGGATAAGTTTAATCATCAGCAAAGATTGAATGTTTGAAGCAATCATATCCCACGCTTGAAAGGCATCTAAAGGTTGCTTGAACTATTTTCAAGTCAACTATCAAATTTCATTTACTTAATAATCCCAACCTCAAGTTTTCAGTTCTCACAACTTTTCGGTATTCGATAATCACAATAGCATTCATTACATCTACAATCGTCCATACTTTTTCTTCAACATCTCCGCATCAATGGCCAAAGTTAACAAGAGATTGGCTGTTCTAGTGGGTTGCAATTACCCAAACACCCAATACGAATTGCATGGATGTATAAACGACGTGGTAGCCATGAAAGACGTGCTGGTTAAACAATTCGGGTTTGATCCAACAAATATCGAGCTCTTGACCGATGCATCGGCGGCGACTGGAGAAGGGCCGTCATTGATGGTTTTGCCGACAGGGGAGAACATTAAGGCAGCATTGAGTAAGATGGTGAGCCAGGCTGAAGCCGGTGATGTGTTGTATTTCCATTATAGTGGACATGGAACAAGAATTCCAAAGCCTGCCCATCTTTTTGGACACGATGAGGCAATCGTGCCTTGTGATTTCAATCTCATTACgggtaaattttttatattaaacttttaattttagttgAAATACAAAATTCTTGACTTCGCATCTTTTAATTGTAGACGTGGATTTTAGaccattaattaatcaattaaccaAAGGAGCAAGCTTCACGATCTTGTCGGATTCATGTCACAGTGGTGGTCTCatagataaagaaaaagaacaaatcgGACCTTCTACCTATAGGGCAGCTTCACCACTTTCTTACAAGGCTAAGAACGTCCCTTTTGAATCCATACTTGAGCACCTAACAACACTAACAGGGATCAACACATCAGACGTTGGTACCCATTTGTTAGAATCCTTTGGTGCCAATTCCAGCCTCAAATTCCTCACACCTCAGCTCGAGCCCGAGTTATTCGACTTCTTGAAGGCTGATGAGGGGATTTTGTTAAGTGGGTGTCAAGCAGATGAGACATCGGCGGACATGAACCCGATGGAGAGCGGCGGAAAAGCGTACGGAGCCTTTAGCAATGCCGTCCAGATGGTATTGAAAGAGAACTCCGGCGGATTAAGCAATAAAGAGGTGATGATGATGGCTAGAAAGGTTTTAGAGGCTCAAGGATTTGATCAACGCCCTTGTCTTATTGCAGTGACAAGAACGCCGATGCTACTTTCTTGTGCCAGCTTGAGGCCGAGCCTTATTGATATTGGTATCGACAAATTAAATATCAATTGCAACGTGATATTACGATCGTTATTTTACAAATTCGATTTTATAATTACTAACGTTTAACAAAATTCATGTTCGCTGCTGCAATTTAGATTCCgatatgaatatatgtatttGCTTGGTGATTCATTTCGGGTGAAATTGTCTATATTTTATAAGAATATGTGAAACATTTcgagaatattttttttaattattattaataatattgggTATAATGATAAGATATGTTCTATTTGagaatttagatttaaatattaaacataatattattgaaaaagataaaaagtACAATCAGATAATAAGCCTGTAATAGCAAAAACCTTCACTAActttattcaaaacataataataataaccctaaaccctaataaaAATTAAAGCCTAAGGGTCAAATCGATTTCTGAATCATCATTGTGATTAGTTGCTGGCCTATTGGCTCCAACATTTGCCTGAGAATTACGAGCAAAGCTCGCAAGTGGACCACTTCCGGTAACCATTCTTGAAGAGGTTGAAGGCCCTGAGATTGCAATTCCAGCATTGTTGTTGATGCTTAACCTGCCATTAAAACTTGGAGGAAGATGGTTCCTCATAGCTAGCCTAGGGTAACCATGACCGGAAAGATATCCACCGGATCCAAACAGTGTCCATGAATGTAAAGGCTTACAGATCATGGATCCTAGCCTAACCCCAAGGATTGATCTATTCAAAGATCCTTGATAAGGGGTTGAAGAAAGGGTTGGATAGGGGTAATGGGGATAGGTTGGAGGGGTAAAAGTTTGTGCTTGGATCTCTCGAAGCCTTTTGGCTAATGCACGCTCTTGCCTGTGGGCATTTTGGTGTCCCCCTAAGGCTTGAGGACTAGTGAACTTTGACCTGCAATAGTTGCAAGAGAAAGTCCTTTCGGGTTCAGGTTGGTTTTCGGAAGAAGTAATAATGGGGTTCATAGTGGTGGAAAGATTGAGGCCAATCTCTGATTCGCGCGATGAACGATTATCGTTGGAGAGGTTGCTAGATTCAACTCTAGATGCATTGGCAGCTTCACTAGCCATGATTTTTGGTGTGAAGGACATTAATGAGGGATGTTAAATTTATAGTGAAGTCGAGTTAGTAATATTGGTTCAATTATGGAAAGAAAATCTCATTTTGTAGTGTCAATGTGTATGAATTTTCCATCTTTGAGATTTTGTGACTTGGAATTTCTTGCCTATTAGGCACTAATTTACGTACTTAGTAGGTAGATAAAAATCTCAAGTGGCAAATTCATGCATCACGTTTAACTAATTAATGTTTACACATATTCATTAccataaaataaaggaaaaaaatccaGATTATGAAGCTGCTATGGTAAATACAATTTTATACACTTATAGATAACTTTGAAGTTTGCTTAATCAACATTACTTACGCTAATTAGACGTGTTCATAAATCGAGTTATTTATTCATCTTTTGTCTAGTTTGAGTTAAAATCGATTACGAtcgtattttataatttatttagagataaatttcaattatacatcattttaatttattatgaaatatgaaatattaatttaattttgttcaattgtatataaattttgatttaagttCAATTTTTACAAGTGATTAACACATTATCAATTTTTACTTAATACGTATTCAATttaattgttattcaaaataaatataattaaattaaaatcaaaatttaattataattgaatTAACTATATGtcacattattttatttaaattaacatgtattatttattaaataaaaataaaaatatataattttaggaTTTAACTCTATAACTtacaatggctgaaatttaaaaatatggaaAGTAATTACAAAAGTTTATTTGGATTCTGATttcaaaccaatttttttttgtcatacaGTCATTCAAGTTTTAGCgtgttattttaatttagtcgCTCTTGTTAGATCAATTGTAATTCTTAATTACTTCACCAATAAAATGTCTTTTTGGTCACTAGGTGAAATGTTGATGTGGgtagatataataataaatttaattcttaatattttatacattctatcaatttagtcttaattctaaaaatttagcAAATTCAGCCTGCAATATTGACACATTATATTATGTCAATTCGATCCTGATTTtagaaattcataaaattattaattacaaaaacaatacataaaattttcaaaaattataatttttaatatttttgaaacttatttttttgtaattataattttatgaatttttaaaata
Protein-coding sequences here:
- the LOC107962340 gene encoding metacaspase-9, which codes for MAKVNKRLAVLVGCNYPNTQFELHGCINDVVAMKDLLVKRFGFDPTNIELLTDASAVTGEGSSSVVLPTGENIKAALSKMVSQAEAGDVLYFHYSGHRTRIPKPAHIFGHDEAIVPCDFNLITDVDFRQLVNQLPKGASFTILSDSCHSGGLIDKEKEQIGPSTYRAASSLSYKAKNIPFESILEHLTTLTGINTSDIGTHLLESFGANASLKFLTPQLESELFDFLKADEGILLSGCQADETSADMNPMESGGKAYGAFSNAVQMVLKENSGRLSNKEVVMMARKVLEAQGFDQHPCLYCSDENADATFLCQPEAKPY
- the LOC107963202 gene encoding zinc finger protein 7; its protein translation is MASEAANASRVESSNLSNDNRSSRESEIGLNLSTTMNPIITSSENQPEPERTFSCNYCRSKFTSPQALGGHQNAHRQERALAKRLREIQAQTFTPPTYPHYPYPTLSSTPYQGSLNRSILGVRLGSMICKPLHSWTLFGSGGYLSGHGYPRLAMRNHLPPSFNGRLSINNNAGIAISGPSTSSRMVTGSGPLASFARNSQANVGANRPATNHNDDSEIDLTLRL